One window of Camelina sativa cultivar DH55 chromosome 4, Cs, whole genome shotgun sequence genomic DNA carries:
- the LOC104779692 gene encoding ACT domain-containing protein ACR5-like, which produces MDVCLSYSYNMDDEIAKFIKRVNPPRVVIDNEVCKDVTVIKVDSANKHGILLEVVQVLTELNLTIKKAYISSDGGWFMDVFNVTDHEGNKVTDDMVLEYIRTSLGPDESSCFSPSMRSSIGVKQSVDFTVIELTGTDRPGLLSELCAVLMDLQCNVVNAEIWTHRAKAAAVLQVTDEETCSAITDPERLSKIRKLLGYVLTGGCSGRRFREPKTTVSSSLNETHTDRKLHQLMFADRDYDEWENNVDDGDKCGRVVPDVDVSNLHDLDYSIVMIKCKDRPKLLFDTVFTLTDMKYVVSHASIDAEGPEAYQEYYIRHTDGSPVKSEAERQRVIKCLKAAIQRRVSEGLKLELCTSDRVGLLSDVTRIFRENSLTVTRAEVKTKGDKALNTFYVRDASGYQVDAKTIESIRQVIGQTILQVKGGNTDAKSSPQDSPTGFLFGVFKSRSFVNFGLIRS; this is translated from the exons ATGG aTGTTTGTTTGAGCTATTCATATAATATGGATGATGAGATTGCAAAGTTCATCAAAAGAGTGAATCCACCAAG GGTTGTGATCGATAATGAAGTTTGCAAGGATGTCACTGTCATTAAG GTGGATAGTGCGAATAAACATGGAATACTTCTGGAGGTTGTTCAAGTTTTGACTGAGCTTAATCTCACCATTAAGAAAGCTTATATCTCCTCTGATGGTGGCTGGTTCATGGATGTTTTCAATGTTACTGATCATGAAGGGAACAAAGTCACCGATGATATGGTTCTTGAATATATTCGTACA TCTCTTGGCCCTGATGAGTCTTCTTGCTTCAGTCCATCAATGAGATCATCTATTGGTGTCAAACAATCTGTCGACTTCACTGTGATTGAGCTTACAGGAACTGACAGACCTGGTTTGTTGTCGGAGCTTTGCGCTGTTCTGATGGATCTGCAGTGCAATGTGGTAAACGCTGAGATATGGACGCATAGAGCAAAAGCAGCAGCGGTTTTGCAAGTAACCGATGAAGAAACATGCTCTGCAATCACTGATCCAGAGAGGTTATCCAAAATCAGGAAACTTCTTGGTTATGTGCTTACAGGTGGATGCAGTGGCAGAAGATTCCGTGAACCTAAAACcacggtttcttcttctctcaatgAAACTCACACGGACCGTAAGCTTCATCAACTGATGTTTGCGGATAGAGATTACGATGAGTGGgagaataatgttgatgatgggGATAAATGTGGGAGAGTTGTGCCAGATGTGGATGTCTCCAACTTGCATGATTTGGATTACTCAATTGTGATGATCAAATGTAAAGATAGACCAAAGCTTCTTTTCGATACCGTCTTTACTTTGACGGATATGAAATATGTGGTTTCACATGCCAGCATTGATGCTGAAGGCCCCGAAGCTTATCAG GAATACTACATAAGACATACGGATGGATCTCCTGTCAAATCCGAGGCAGAAAGACAGCGAGTGATCAAATGTCTAAAAGCAGCAATCCAAAGAAGAGTCTCTGAG GGCTTGAAGCTTGAGCTTTGCACTTCAGATAGAGTAGGATTACTCTCAGATGTGACTCGGATATTCCGTGAAAACAGTCTTACAGTAACAAGAGCCGAAGTGAAGACAAAAGGAGACAAAGCTCTCAACACGTTCTATGTTAGAGACGCTTCTGGCTACCAAGTTGATGCTAAGACCATAGAATCCATTAGACAAGTCATTGGTCAGACGATACTTCAAGTGAAAGGCGGAAACACAGATGCCAAATCTAGTCCTCAAGATTCCCCAACAGGGTTTCTTTTCGGGGTATTCAAGTCGAGATCTTTCG